The DNA sequence TTCGACGCGGTCGATAGTTCTGAAAATGGCCCTTGATCTCAACAAAGTTAGAATTTCATTACCAAGACCTTTTTTTCGTAAGGCGTTATTAATCCTTTCGTGCATAATCCTTAGATCATGATGGCCGATAACCAATCGATAGGCCAAATTTCGGCTTTATCTGCACGGCTTTAAGATCACTCGATTTTCGCTTCTATTGATCGAATTCGTTCATGTTCTAATTTGGACAACTCAAGCAGTGCTTTACAATTATGATGTACCATGATGTCTGTGATTCGATAgagttcaaaaaaataaagagaaaaaaaaattaaggaatggCCATAAAAGTAAAGGAAATTATTTACAGGGAAAAGTACAGTGGCATTTTGGGAAATACAGAGCGATAAATGCAGAGAGAGAAATCCACCGtcactcctcctcctcttctctctgtCGCGTCTCTCGGGGGACTCACAGTCACAGGACAACGCACAGCCAAAAGCAGATTTCaaaggtttctctctctctctctctctgatcgcCAAAATCTAGGGTTCTCACTTGTCAATCTAGAGTTCGAGTCGTAATTCACTTGACTCCAGATTTGCGTAGCTCGAGCTCGGGTCCTCGTGCGGCTACTTCAATTCCCCTCGGTCTCGCTCGCTTTTCGACCACTCCGTTTGCTTTATCAGTTGAAAACTTGGTAAGATTCGTTGAGGGGGGTTGTGCATTCTGTTGCTCGAGATGCGCTGGCTTCTTGATCCGAGAGCAGTTGACTTGGGGTTCGTTTTGGTCTCCGTTTGAGCGATTTCGGTGTAGATCTGCGGAAATGCTGTTTGATTGTGAGGCTTGTGCCACCAGAAATGGGGAATTTGCTAGCTCTTTCTATGTTTGGTTGCGACTGAATTGGACACTGCTTTTCCTAGGAAATGGAAAGGGTGGTAAAAAATGGAATGTCAATCTTTTTCGGGTCAAAGTGAATGTGTTTGGCGCTTTCGGTTCTCACCGGCTTTGGATACAATATGATTTGAGAGCGCTGTCCGACATTGCATTGCTTATTTTTGGTGCAAATTGGTTGTTTCTGCCGGTGGTAAGAGCTGCGTTATGTTGTCAATTGTTCATGCCGTGTCAACAGCAACCTGGGAGCCGAACTCTTAAGTGTTAGTATTTAATCATGTAGTAAGTTTACGAAAGCATATAGCTTTAGAGAGTGTTTATGTACAAGTAGCTAGAGGGAAAATAGCTGTATTTATTACttctaacagaaaaaaaaaataggtattTTTTGAATTCGTTCCAATTTAGCTTGGCTGTCTGAGAAGGATTCATATTATTTTATAGTATTAAGACTTATGTTGAAATCTGGGCGGCGGGGGGTTGATAGTCTTCAAAAAATCGGCGTGGCAGTTGCAAAACAACTTCCCACGGCttggaagaaatgaaaaacCTTTTCTCACGAAATGGGTAACTGATGGAGCTCTTATGCCATTGTGCTATGATTAGAATCTTTAGTGTCAATGTAATACTCAAGATCCTTCTATGAAAATTTGTATCAATGCCATTGTAAGCCTTCCCCTGCTATTGAGATGTCTGCCTCAAATAACATGGAAGATTGTATGTTGTGTCCCTAAACCGCCTTACATGAGTTTCTTTTATGTCATCATTGATGTTTTACAGAATTTTCTCAGATatgtccattttctttttgaggGAATACATATTGTTAGTTGCAACAATTTTTGAAGATCGTCAGATAGCTTAGGCTAGAGACAATTGAACATGCCATTGTTTACTGCCCATTAATTCCTTCTTTCTCATTTCCATCACACTTATTTTGTGCACATCTTGATACTAAAGGTCTTTTATGTTGGCGGTATAAGATTAAGAGCAGAGTCAGCTTTGCAGCTTTATGGAGCCTTCCTCTAAGGTTGAATATCATCCTGTAGTAGCGTATGGTACTCTTGCAATTTTAGCTTACATCCTTTTCTAGTGGGTTCCATCTCCATGTACCCCCACATATTTAGTAAGATGCACTGGGTTGGATATATACTAAAATTGCTTGCATTGTTTGTGTTCATTGGCCTTCAAGTCTGACTGTAGCCTCGCTCAAGCTCTTCCTTTTCCTGAATTTGCTTCCTAGCTAGGATGTCAAAATTCAAACCACATTTGTTTGCCATGAGTTTCTAACGTGCCAAGTACTATGTCAGTTGAAGCAGTACTTTCTTTAAGAATGAAGGCAATGACGTTGTCGTTgtttgttgattttttatttcctgTTTTTGATGGGTAAGAATTCGATTGTAAATAACTTAAGCAGATGGAGAGTACAATGTCCTGCAGCATGCGCCAAGGCTTATTAGAGTTCTTAAGCAGGACAATCAAAATTTTGACATAAAGTCCtcagcatattgaaatcaactTGTCTGGGCAAATCATGGTTAGTATTAAGTCTGAAACCGACAATAGACCGTACTATCTGTACAAGGCCGCAAAGCTAAGAATAAAATCAGTATCATGAAGCTCAGAGTTGCTTGTTTTCCAAACATGATGTCCAAGTGCATTCTAGGTTAACTTACatgtaaaagaaagaagagcttTGCCATTACAATGCTGAATTGCCCAGATTAAGTCGAAACACCAATCTTCAACAACCCTATCAATCATGCACAATCAAGTACCTATTTCCAAACCTCAACAACAAAAAGGCACTCAAAGAAGATATGTTTTGGGTTAGCACAAAATAGCAAACAGTAGAGGTGGCATCCATTTCACCAATTTCTCTCTGATAGTGAATCTATTTGTTATCCCAAGCCAAGTAATAAAGCAATGTTTAGGCAAGGTATGAAGGATATAATTGCTTTTACAAATATTATTGGAAGTGTAATAACCAAAAATGCATTGATGAAGATGTAAGCAGGTTCTTTCTTGGAATTGGTGGGATGAAGCTCAAGTTCTGCTCAGTGTTGAAGATTGCAGTATTAACTGTTCAACAAGTCAGCTTATCTGTTTAGGAATAATTTTTCATGGTCAACGGGTTCGGGATATGATTTAAATTCTTAGTCTTATAAAATGTACTTTCCCCTTAATCGCACTTATTGCTTCCCGTTCTTTAAGGGAAAGCTGAGTGACATGATTGGCCAGCTTTATTTTGCAGAAAGCGCTTTCTTATAGAACGAAAGTCTTTCGGGAAATATTAAGCTTTTCCTTATACAATGTGTGATTGAAACTAGAAAGCAACTTATTATCCGTTGTGCTAGATATTTGATAATCTCTAGCCATGCAAGTTCTTTTGTTTGATAAGTAACCTTGGTTGGTTTTCTGGTTATGCATGTTAAATTTGACATTTGGTTAATGATTTTGGTTTACCATCCCCACCATACTTTAACTAAGTAGGAGTCACTCGTTCATCCCTTCACTTTATCCATCTAAATAAAGTATCATATCTTTTCCTTATCTTCTCGATACTGCATTTATCTAAAGCATAACACATGTTAGCTCTTTACTTTTGCAAGATGGAAAGCATGCATAGCTTTTGGCAGTTGGGTGATGAGCTACGTGGACAATCAAGAGTCTCGGAAGATCACAAGTGGCTAATGGTTGCTTCCAAGTTGGCTGAGCAGACAATGTGTAAGAGTGAACGCATGAATAACACTGACATTTTGAAGGGTCCAGCAGAAATTAGGCCGAGGGATAAGATCGGTTACCAGGAAGACAACAAATTTGAGAGCTTCAACTTTAACGTGTTGAACTTGGAGTTAAAGATGGCAGAAAATGTGGGCAAAAGTTGCTTCAGGAATGGTATTTATGAGACAAATGCAGCGTGCCAGAAAAACAATCTGAATAGTATTGGAAGCATGGCTTCAAACAAGTATAGCAGTAATCACTTTAACAAGGATGCTTCTGCCTCTGCTGCCAACGGTGAAAGTTGCAATGCGGTAGacaaaaggttcaagactcTTCCTGCATCAGAAACTCTCcctagaaatgaagtgcttggAGGATACATATTCGTGTGTAACAATGACACTATGCAGGAGGACCTGAAGCGTCAGCTATTTGGTACAAATTATTCTTCTCTCCTGATTATGCTCTCAAGCTTGGAATTGCATTAGCTGAGGTGGTAGAAAGCCTTTTGTCTCTTGCTttaaattgttatttttgtACCAAGTGTAAAACAGCAATTTAAATGACTTATTTTTCTTGAGTGAGAAGTTCTTTTTTGGGTGTAGTTTGTGCTCACTAGAGTAGGAAGaaaattggacccaaaaaaaaaaaaaaaaagagtagtaagaaaaggaaattaagttgGAGGCTGGCTACTTGGGTGGTGACTTTGGTGCTAGTCTAGACCCTAAAGATCTTGATTTGAGAAATGTCTGGCGATATGGTACTCATCAGACCTTACAGTTGCGAGTAAGGATGTTTATTTTGGGAAATTGTAGTTAAAAGTCCTCACTTAATTCGGTCGCCATAGCTAACAGGTACTAGTTGCACACGGCAGTTTCCAAATCAGTTAGGGTCAGCATTTGAGTATCTTGGACTCTCAACTCTTTGAAGACTCGATGTGGCTTCTGAAAGTTACGATTTATCATAGGACATTATAAATACATACATTATGTTACGCCAACAGACCTTTTACTTGAGAATACTAGTTTTAACTGCCGGTTATGTTTTCATCTTGCAGGTTTACCACCAAGATACAGAGATTCTGTCCGGGCAATAACGCCAGGCTTACCTCTGTTTCTCTATAATTATACTACTCATCAGTTGCATGGTATTTTCGAGGTTCGTCGGATGGCCTTCTTTGcaaatttatccttttttttaccAATATCATTGTCTCTTCTTTCTTGGGACGGCCGATAATATGGATCCTGGATGTTCTTGGTTGTTTTGTCATTCTGCACCTTTCCCGTTAAAATAGTAGAAGATAATATTTGTGTTGGAGGTGAATGTCACTGGTTTTGCAGCCAGGACTTCTATTTTGCCATTTTACGTGGGCCACTTGCTGGTTTTGTGGCCATTAGTGTTGTCTCTGATAGTTTTAATCAGAAGTCTTCTTCTCCAAAATTGCAGTCTTTAGTGGAGTAAAGGTTGGTAATATCGACCATCCTCAGCTAAATGTTTAACCGCTTGTTCCCTTCTAATCGACAGGCATCAAGCTTTGGAGGTTCTAATATTGACCCTACTGCGTGGGAGGATAAGAAATGTAAAGGTGAATCAAGGTTTCCTGCTCAGGTCGGACTTGCAACTACATATTTGCATACCCGTGTCTATTTCATCTTAGGAAGATAGTTGTTTTTGCTGCAGcatctcattctctcttttcttcctgCCCGAGTTCAACAGGTGAGGATTCGCATTAGGAAACTCTGCAAAGCGTTGGAGGAAGATTCATTTAGGCCAGTCTTGCATCACTATGATGGTCCCAAGTTTCGTCTCGAGCTCTCAGTTCCAGAGGTATGCATTGGTTCTGTGATCTCGAACGCTCTTGAGGCATTGGAGGAAACTGACGATTTATCATGATTGGatggtttttattttctacaGACCCTCAGCTTGCTAGACCTGTGCGAACAAGCAGGATCTGCATCGTGAGCATGGTAAAGAAAACAGAAATGGAAGCATAGGCGTTTCTATGGTGCGTGAAAGCTGTGTCCGGGGTGTGTGCGGGCGTGTGTGTGTCCGTATGTGTGGGTGTGGGGGGCTTTTGACCAGTTTTTCCGAAGAGCGTAAGCTTGGAAAGTGCGAGCGTATGGATCGTGTCAAGTACTAGGTAATGGTGTCTGTGCCTGCCTAATAAGGAACCTCCGTCGCGTGAAGACTACTCCATGAGAGCGTGTTATGCTTATCTTTGTTCCCTTGTAAGTCCTTGCAGATGTAAAACCCATGATGGCTCTTCAATTTCCTTGAAAAGCCTTACATATCTATCTACATGTCATCTGACGGGCTCTTCTGTTGCCAATTCCTCAATTCGGTGCTTGGAGTCCTGGAAGATTTTTGGTTTTGTCACGAAAAAAGGAtctaaggaaagaaaaagaaagaaaaacagacaGTTTACAGGGAAAGAACACTTTGTTTTTGTTATTAACAGCAAGAGGAGACGATATGCCTatgtttcataaaattgaataaattagtaAGGATAAGTGGTTTTTCAATAAAATGCATCTTCCCCAAATCCTGGCGTGGATTCTTGTAATCAAACGACGGCCAGgcaaattcagattttttttttttgtttttttttttcatttttctggtAAATAAAGAGTTGTAAAATAAATTAGAACGCTACTCACTCGCCcatctgatcaaaattcaatcTTTGCAAAAACTGTCAAAAGTCTCCGTGCACCAATCTCACTAATCGCTACTTAGTTATTCTGGCCTCCCCCTAGAAAAATCTGACCCCTAAATAGTAGCAACCTTAGCGATTGACATGTCAACACATAGAAATCCAACCATGTAGTAGAAGAAAGTTAAAATCAAGCAATAATGCTGAAAGAACTAACTGACACACTATGCTCTTCTTGCTTAAAAATCAGTGATAATCATGAAACTGATGATTCCCCTGCGGAGAAGCCTGCTTCATCTGGTTTGGGATCGGACCGCCCTGCATCACCAAGATCGGCATGGGTGGCAGGGCCAGCTGGACCAACTGCGCGTCGTGGTACGCCCCAGAGCTCGAGGTGCTCCCCAGCGACATGTTGCCCATGACGGGGCCGTAAGTCGACGTCTCCGAGAGCATCACCCCCTCCAGGGTGGTCAACTGGTAGTTCTGCATTGCAGGGAAGCTGACCCAGTGGTGGAAGTTGTTGAAAAACGCAGTGCCGCCGCAGCCACTCAGCCTGGGCGGGACGTCGCCGACATGGCAGTGGTTCCGGTATTGTATCTTCTGTGCCCACCACTCACTCGGCATCGGGATTGAAGAGTCGGGTTCAAACAGgggttgctgctgctgcagcagcATATGATATGGCAAGTCTGGATGTGGTTTTACATCAATGTGTGGCTGCTTGAATGGCACAATATGGTCCTGAAACATGCCCTGcatgtgatgatgatgatagacATGATCATGCGCACGTATGTAATGCTCATACAAATGGTTCGATGATCTCCTCATCGCGTCCTCCTTCATCGCGGCCAGCCTCGCCTTGGCCGCCTCGAGCTTGTGCCCTAGAGAGGCCAACAGCCTCCTCAGGTCCTCCTCGGAGAAGCCCTCGATCAGCATCTCCGAGACCGGGTACTTGGCTTCCCAGTTCACTAGCCATGCCTTGGTGAGCTCGGCGTCGACCTTCCTCTTCCGGTTCGGGAAGAAATTGGGCAGCCCAATTGTCCTCTTGGCATGGCGGTCGGCGGCCTCGCT is a window from the Rhodamnia argentea isolate NSW1041297 chromosome 8, ASM2092103v1, whole genome shotgun sequence genome containing:
- the LOC115741157 gene encoding B2 protein, translated to MESMHSFWQLGDELRGQSRVSEDHKWLMVASKLAEQTMCKSERMNNTDILKGPAEIRPRDKIGYQEDNKFESFNFNVLNLELKMAENVGKSCFRNGIYETNAACQKNNLNSIGSMASNKYSSNHFNKDASASAANGESCNAVDKRFKTLPASETLPRNEVLGGYIFVCNNDTMQEDLKRQLFGLPPRYRDSVRAITPGLPLFLYNYTTHQLHGIFEASSFGGSNIDPTAWEDKKCKGESRFPAQVRIRIRKLCKALEEDSFRPVLHHYDGPKFRLELSVPETLSLLDLCEQAGSAS